In the Flavobacterium acetivorans genome, one interval contains:
- a CDS encoding ABC transporter permease has protein sequence MSIVSLIIKREFIAKVRNKSFIVMTFLSPLLFVAIAAFVGYLSSMKADTKRIAIHDESGLFVKDFTSQNSSKDDYKYFDLSLIDTKFLKDSITKESYEGLLVIPKTTHIADLESKIQFISNSSPSIAFIENVQNTIAKKITKLNLEKAHLDTLAIKKAQSKVSISLAKASGEESVKGLNEIKIAIGGGFGYLIMMFIIIYGNMVMRSVIEEKTNRIIEIIISSVKPFQLMIGKIIGTSLAGILQFFIWAVIGLSLMFAASMFFGVNVGPTAKVSPELMQQAQQEFTSTAQMYIKELWNLPIASILIGFVVYFIGGYFLYSSFYAAIGAAVDNQTDSQQFLLPIIMPLMLSVYVGFFSVMSDPNGTIAVVFSMIPLTSPIVMLMRIPFGVPLWQIAISVTLLFATFFAVVWFAAKIYRVGILMYGKKPTWKELYKWLKY, from the coding sequence ATGAGTATTGTATCACTAATCATAAAAAGGGAATTTATTGCCAAGGTGCGTAATAAATCCTTTATTGTAATGACATTTTTAAGTCCGTTATTGTTTGTGGCAATAGCCGCTTTTGTGGGTTATTTGAGTTCCATGAAAGCAGATACCAAACGAATTGCCATCCATGATGAATCAGGCCTTTTTGTTAAAGATTTTACGTCTCAAAACAGCAGTAAAGACGATTATAAATACTTTGATTTATCGTTAATTGATACAAAATTTCTCAAGGACAGTATTACAAAAGAAAGCTACGAAGGTTTATTAGTAATCCCAAAAACGACGCATATTGCCGATTTGGAAAGCAAGATTCAGTTCATATCAAACAGCAGTCCTAGTATTGCATTTATTGAAAATGTACAAAATACAATTGCCAAAAAGATTACTAAACTCAATCTCGAAAAGGCACATTTGGACACTTTGGCTATTAAAAAAGCCCAATCCAAAGTCAGTATTAGTTTAGCCAAAGCTTCTGGTGAGGAAAGTGTAAAAGGATTGAATGAAATAAAAATTGCCATTGGCGGCGGATTTGGTTATCTCATTATGATGTTCATCATTATCTACGGAAACATGGTGATGCGCAGTGTTATCGAAGAAAAAACAAATCGAATTATCGAGATCATCATTTCATCTGTGAAACCATTCCAGTTGATGATTGGTAAAATTATTGGAACCTCACTGGCGGGAATCCTTCAGTTCTTTATTTGGGCGGTTATAGGACTTTCTTTGATGTTTGCCGCTTCGATGTTTTTTGGTGTCAATGTGGGGCCAACAGCCAAGGTTTCACCAGAATTAATGCAACAAGCCCAACAGGAATTTACCAGTACGGCCCAGATGTATATCAAAGAGTTGTGGAATTTGCCTATAGCGAGTATTCTTATCGGTTTCGTTGTTTATTTTATAGGAGGTTATTTTCTATACAGTTCTTTTTATGCAGCCATTGGCGCAGCGGTTGACAATCAAACGGATTCACAGCAGTTTCTGTTGCCTATTATTATGCCATTGATGTTGAGTGTTTATGTTGGTTTTTTCAGTGTAATGAGCGATCCCAATGGGACAATAGCGGTAGTTTTTTCGATGATTCCGCTTACCTCACCCATTGTCATGCTAATGCGAATTCCTTTTGGCGTACCTTTGTGGCAAATTGCGATATCAGTGACCTTATTATTTGCAACTTTCTTTGCAGTAGTTTGGTTTGCCGCCAAAATATACCGAGTAGGAATATTGATGTATGGTAAGAAACCCACTTGGAAAGAATTATACAAATGGCTTAAATACTAA
- a CDS encoding ABC transporter ATP-binding protein: MNTLLEVNKVVKQYGDYVALNEVSLTVPQGSIYGLLGPNGAGKTSLIRVINQITLPDSGEIILDGEKLQPKHVQYIGYLPEERGLYQSMKVGEQCLYLAQMKGLSKEEAKKQLEYWFDRLGIQGWWNKKIQELSKGMAQKIQFVVCVLHKPKLLIFDEPFSGFDPVNANVIKDEILKLREDGATIIFSTHRMESVEELCDHIALIHKSNKLIEGKLEDVKRQFKTNSFEVGILSDNVEGLMYDITQKFTVGPANFKSLNNELKLEIQLGKSMPNELLNVLTQRGQVTHFVEKIPSVNDIFIQTVTR; the protein is encoded by the coding sequence ATGAATACCTTATTAGAAGTCAATAAAGTCGTGAAGCAATATGGTGATTACGTAGCGCTTAACGAAGTTTCATTAACCGTTCCCCAAGGCAGTATTTATGGCCTTTTAGGTCCAAATGGTGCCGGAAAAACGTCTCTTATTCGAGTCATAAACCAAATCACTTTACCCGATAGCGGCGAAATTATCCTTGATGGTGAAAAATTACAGCCAAAACATGTGCAATACATAGGCTATCTTCCCGAAGAAAGAGGATTGTACCAAAGTATGAAAGTGGGAGAACAATGCTTGTATTTGGCTCAAATGAAAGGATTGTCTAAGGAAGAAGCCAAAAAGCAATTGGAATATTGGTTTGACCGATTGGGAATTCAAGGTTGGTGGAACAAGAAAATCCAAGAACTTTCGAAAGGAATGGCTCAAAAAATCCAGTTTGTGGTTTGCGTATTGCACAAACCGAAGTTGTTGATTTTTGACGAACCTTTCTCCGGTTTCGATCCTGTAAATGCAAATGTCATTAAAGATGAAATTTTGAAATTGCGAGAAGATGGTGCTACCATAATTTTTTCTACGCATCGAATGGAAAGCGTGGAAGAACTTTGTGATCATATTGCACTCATTCACAAATCGAATAAACTGATTGAAGGCAAGCTCGAAGATGTAAAAAGACAATTTAAGACCAATAGCTTTGAAGTTGGGATTTTATCGGATAATGTTGAGGGTTTGATGTATGATATTACTCAAAAATTTACCGTAGGTCCGGCTAATTTTAAATCGCTTAATAACGAGTTGAAACTCGAAATTCAATTGGGGAAGTCCATGCCTAATGAATTATTGAACGTATTGACGCAACGAGGGCAAGTAACCCATTTTGTGGAAAAAATTCCAAGCGTAAACGATATTTTTATTCAAACAGTAACACGATAG